The genomic segment ATTGTGACTAACGAAACACGAGCAGACATCAATTGTGTACAAATATAACTTCACTATATGAAACATTATTATAGAACTGGTACATCTTGCAAGGGTAAAACCGGAGGAAATTGaacagaaaattaaaatttaataatataaattatcaAAACCGAAACCAACTTTATAAAAACCTCTTGTTGGAACCAAAATACATGTACAAGTATCTTTTCACCAACATATCTAGTTAATCTATTTAACtaacaaatttcacattttctCATGATAAATCATATGTTACATCTGACGTGTCATGATATTCGTATTCCTGTTGAACACCGAACAAATTTCATTGGTGTGACATATCATTTCCCTCATAAAGTCACTCCTTCTGTGCCAAGGAAGCCTAAGTTTTGAAAATAGATCGGGTTAGAGGGTATCGGGATATTTTTCTAATAAATCGAGACAACCCGATTTTACTAATTTTTAAGGTGATTGATAATCattttattttctatttgtCGTACCGGGAATGATTATATCTCATggcaatattttatgattaatcGAGATCACATGCTAAAATTATTGTAAAAAAATGGTAATCATAAGTCATGACAATTTATTATACACTTAGCCGCATACAGTAAAGTAATTAGTATACAATGTAGGATTTATATTGTCACATTCGCATATCTTTATGTGCCCATGATTCCTCGTTTTCAGTAATTTGACCTGCTTAGGACGATAATTAAGAATTTTAGTGTAATGATTTTGTTACTTTAAAGTTTTTTTAACGAAAATAACTTTTTGCctgtaaataatataataaataaatatctagAAAAAGAACAGATCGGGCAGGCAGAGAGTCAACCCCATAAGAAAGGTAATCGAACTCGGGGCTCGAGAATATCGTGGGATAAAAATGCCACGCGACATTCTATTTTAATAATTgcatttactatttttattttttttgaacgGATTATTGCAATTACTATTCATCTTATAGATCAGGACTCTTTCTCTTTTCCCACTTCAATAATATTTAGGCCAAATTTTAGAAGTAAATTAAATTTACATGAAAACATCTAATTTTCAGGAGTTCATCTTAAAGAACAAGTTTTCAATGAACTCAATCACCACAGATAAAAAATGACTCATATGTGGTTGGAAAAAATACATGGATATAGAATATAAGTACTTGATATATATGCATTGAAATTAAATATTCCATAACATTTCATCCAAAcatgggataaaatatttaaccaACATGTTTTACCATTATTAGCTAGGGTAAAatagtatgtctcttgtgagacggtctcacgaatctttgtctgtgagacgggtcaaccccaccgatattcacaataaaaagtattattcttagcataaaaagtaacactttttcatgaatgacccaaataaaagattcgaCCTACGaatttatctgtgagaccgtctcacaaattttttttgtgaaaattAAATTAGAGTTACACGTTATTGTGGTGGGCGGATGGGATGCATCTTAAATTAAAGAAATAGATTTTTTACGCGTTAAAACCCAAAaagaataattttttaaaaaggttTTTGAAAGAATTCGTCTGCCATAATCGTGTTCCGTATATCCATTGCTGTGGACAACCGGAAGACAAAAAGGAAAAAGTTAAACCCAATATTTTCAAAAGCAAGAGTTTGTTCTTGAGTAAATAAATATACAATCAattgattatattaaaatttcgCTACACAAAAAAGCgtcataaaaatatttagaatatttaaaaaatatataaataaaaaattaataaaatatagaaCTTATCCCGTATTTATACAAGAAAATTGTCCTAGGGCCTTGATACCTCATGGGATAGGCTCTGCTTACTCTCGAAAGCTCACAAAAGTATTCATAAAGTTCCGGAAGGTCATTTTCATGACAGAGCCAATCATGAGATCACCTCATTCACACGAAGCTGGTAGGAGGTCATTTAGGCCGATCTCCCAAACGTCGGTGATCTCGTCAATCAGAAAGAGGTGGCCGACCTCCCATCACGAACCGAGCCGACCTCTCAGATTATGGTAACGTGTTGATTAGAAATGTCTCGGCCGAGCTCCCAAGCCGAGTTCCCACAGGATCCAGACTATAGACGGGCTCCTGCGTAGGAGAGTTTATCAAACATTAACGGGTAGTCCACAGAAATAAAGCTCAAAAAGAAAAAGCTCACAAGATTTAATCTAATCTTGTTCGAGATTCTGAGAATCAATACCTGTCAAATCATGACTTTATTCTTCTCCTATAAAACCAAGTTTCATTCATTGTTTATTCATTCATATACTCACTCACTCTATACACACAGTATTCTTTCTGTTTTCTATTACATGACTTCAGTGGCGGAGGGGTTACACCGGAACAACTTTTCGGCCCTCTTCTAACGTTCTTGTTTGTGTTTTAGATTTCGAAAGTCTGAACCGAGCTCTCCAAGTGAAGATCTGACCTCCCAACTACCATCCTGAATTTCAGCAACATCATACCCAAAAGTTAATAGATATAAATTTATTCTCCGGAGCATCATCCACAAAATAATGCTTTATTAAGTTTATAATACGTGCCTGAGTAGGCTAGTAATAATAAGGGTAATGAACCTGCATGAGCTtagctcagttggtcagcaacagtgaatcttggagcaatgaccagggatcgagtctcgcaagcggCAGTGTGGGAGTTAAATTCCCTCCAATGAGGGGGAGCTTCTTGTGCGCGGTgtagcataaggtctagctgctGCTGGTTCGCTAAGTCACCATGACTTACCTCATGTCAAATTCTTGTCGGACCGGGAGTGAGGGGTgcctaaggtgagcgatttcaccttttgaGCAATAATAATGGTAATGATATTTACATTCCAAAATATTATATTCATATTCCATTTTTACGTTTAATGTGCTTTCTTATAAATTAGTTCTTATAAATTAGCCCCATTTAATCATTCTAAATTTTTTAAGACTAATATACCCGTTGTATATGTCTTTCCAAATGAGTTCACCAAATAAAGCTTCTTATTTTTCCTTTTACGATTTAATTATGTTCATATttcaataaattttaatatttttgatataaaataatattttttataggtGATCTAAATAGAATATATATCCCACAATATCGACCCGTGACACTACAagagtttgtttttttttttttccgctTCCCCCTTCTTCCTTGTGGGAGTGAAccgattatttttaaaaaccagAGATTTGATTAAAGAGGTGATGGTTTATAAACTATAACAGACAAGTGAAGAGATATTATCAAAGATAAGTTTTGgtaatgtttaaaataaaataaaagtataaagatattttgttaaattaaataatatctcatcaaatttaatgtaaattagttaatagaatattaaaatatacgcaagaatattataaatttttcgTCTTCTcaaacttttatttatttttgttttttcgtCACTCCTCTCTCCGAGTAAGTCTTGTCAAACGGCTGCATCGCTTTTATCCTTTAGTTTTCATGAATTAATGtcttactttattttatttcagcTGATTtgtttatttgaaaaatattagcTACTGTATCCCTTATTACAACACATGCTACGCATGTCTGTCTATTACATAATAAATACTAGCTACTCTGCACACGCGGTgcgtgtgtgtacaattttttttataattatttatggactaaaatgaaatttgacaaattatcgaggtactaaagtgctatttgaataattgtaataaaaaaaataaaaacaaaaatgttttttgaaattaaaaaaaaacaaaaatgtaattttgatatcaaataggggcaaaatagggaaaccaaaaaacagaccaaagacaccaaaaacagttattctaatatgcttaaacttaataaatagtaaaagattCCTACTAACCTTTAAATCGAATACAAAAAGAAAACTTCTTCATTTGCAACCACAAATCTCCCACCAAATATAAGGGTTTTTTTTCCTTAAATTCCGACTTGACTCAATGAATTACATTTTTTGGAATAAAAAAGTTACTCCACAATCCCATCACCACGAAAAATGTTTGTTCCTTCATAGAATGTTACAATCTTCACCggacaatatcataaatatttCTGGTAAAAAAAAACCCAACATTTTTAAATGTAATAATGATATATCGATAGTCATCTTTCAATATTTATGACACCTAGCTATACAAAGAAGTAGTTCGAGTTAAGAATATTAATGGATCGATGTTTGCAACTTGACAATGTACGACTTGGTATAATTTGGCGCACACTagtttcatgaaataaatcgaAAATTTAATCATCACATGGAACTAGAAAATGGTGACATTGAAAACATTTAATACGACGAAGTTGGTGAATTACTTGTAAGAAAATTATTATGTTCCAATTTAAACTGCCGTAATTGGAAACCTTGTGCAatacaataaataattaataccGCCTTTTGAAAAGTCAGTCGGCTGactgtataattttttattaccacatttatatttgaaaattaaaaccaacctttaatttaataatataaattttcattcaaaaccattcatttttttttaaaaaattcaaatatctttaGAAAGCTTACAGAGTGACTATGAAAAAACCTGCGTTGTATTTAGAATCTTTGTAAAAATGAATATTTGCTAGTTATTTACTTTTCTCTGAAACTTGGTGTCCGAAATTAACACGAGAAATTCATCCCTTTTGAGGATATCCTAAAGCAATATTgacgatttatttatttatttatgtttttacaaTGGGTGACCATTTATTTCCATAAATAAATACTAACGTAGCTTCCACTAGTTCACAATCTCACTAATTCCTTGCATGTGTAAATGTAGCAACCCTTTTCCTTGTAATCGGTAGAGGCTCGCAGCAAATTTTTTTGatctattaaatattttattttctttttattaattaaatatcattcAATATTAATCAATTATTCAACTATATTAAATCAATTCTGGTGTTGCTACGAAAAGGTGATTTACCACTGAAAAGTGCCTATGTGTACAAATTGGTAGTGTTATATTACCCAAAAAAGAACatgaaattatataatataatataataaacaaTAAGACGAGTCAAAGAGAAATGATTAGGGGAAGAATTGGTGGAGTACGAGGCGTTTAAGGgtaatgaaataaaaaaaaaattatatatagtaCCGAAATGAGCATACAAGGAAACagtctgctggtttttataCACTCGAGGATTCTTTAAATTTCCCGAAAGCAGCAAAGAAAATTTTGGGTTAATCTCACTGACTGTGACGTATTTATCATGACAAAGCCTAATTATGCTTGTTTGATTAGCCGGTGATGCGAGGCTTTCCTACTCGATAGCTGCCAGTGTTTCCTCATTTGGTTAATTGcttttgaaattgaaagaacagcaATTGATTGATTATTACGTTCACAACCACAGATACGTCCAGTACAATAATTTATGcgctattatttatttattataataatatattttatcaataatttttttaaaagtaggTTTTTTTAAAATCCTCGAACTATGAGTTtagttaaatattaatttatcacATTGGCAGAGGGTACGTAACACAAAGGGATTCAAGAAAGttaattatatatttctaaTTTATTGAAATGTTAATTTATCCTTTAAAATCTCAACCTTCTCTCgagttatataatataataaaacttccataaattaataatgttgGAATGATCACTAAAATTTATTAATTGAACgagttattaattaattaattaattgatatattaatcatttattattttaaagaacaatttttttattcaacGAAAATAAATTTAACTACATTAAAAGGCCTACATCATATTCATCAATGTTTGTATCATATTTtagattattatataaaataattcattgttcacacacacacacacacacacacagatatatatatatatatatatatatatataatatatatatatatatatatttataaaataaggAAGTGATattcatttattttaataattaaataatatttattatattgattaatcaaataaattaaacaaagaaaaaaacaaaaataaaattaaatttcatgaaaaaaaaacaacagtagcattattttttattaaaatttcatAGTTATACTTGTAATtttagaaaattattaatttatgattttgacTATACCATAGTTTTATATATGAGTTTCACAACAAATTATTATCTTATTAATTTATCGAAATTATTACTTGTACACCAGCCAAGTCGagcttaaaaaaattatttagcaaaattattaattaatcgaGTCATTACATATTTATCGATGTACTTATGATATGCCTTAGTATATATATGTTAATGATTatcaaatattcttaaagatttttaCATTATATTTTCTACCACATGATAAAAAGATGCTGACCATATACTCCAATAATTTGCCCCTTTTTGATATCATATTTGCTATAATTGTATGTTGCATGCCGAAACAATtaaattgttattatttttatgtattgaGTGAAAAAACTTTGTTTAATTACAAATTAACTTGTATAACACATAATATTATCAATACAttcaaaatgatttttatgggTTCTTTTTATTTTGTTGCCTGAGTAGTACTATAAAAGTCATCAACTTTAGAAGTTTGGTGTTCGAATTATCgtatcaaaaatttaaaataattatttaccaTCAAATTCGAGAAAAACCGTTCAATTTTGATTAAAAGTGCTTAATTGCACATTTCTTTAAATCGAATATGTCTAAAAAAATAATTGGTCAACGAGGGAAAAAGGGCGAGCGTGTTTTACGGTGAAGGGACGAATAAGCAAAAGCTGATGCAATGACACGTGGGTGAATGATGGGCTCTTTGATGAACATGCAAGGGCTGGgattgaatctttccttcattgCAAACTGAGAGAACTGTATAGGAAGTGGCCAAGATTTTCTTCTGGGaaggaaaaaaagaagaaataaaataaagcaCAGTGGCAGTCCCATTCAAGATTCACCACACAGTCAGTCCTGCGTGAGAGAGAAACACAGAGTGAGTCCTGGCGTGAGAGAGAAACAAGGATGCCTTAAATTGAGGTTGCAGAGGAGGTGGCTAATGGCGGCGTTTGCAGGGCTGTTTAGTTAATGCATCAAAAAAGAAGAAAGACAAAAGAATTTAATCCAGCACTCTCTGGAGGCCGCTATCAAAGAGTTTCTTTTATCTGTTTCTCCTTTCCTATGCACTCACTCTTACCCTAGAAGAATTCCTTAATTTTGGTTCTGAAAAAAGGCTGCAATCAGAGAACCAACCCCCCAAAAAATCACACACAAAACACACACAGCGTGTCAGTCGCATCTTTCGCCCCATGCTTCCTAGTATAAACTTTTATCGCTGTGATTACATAAATTGCGAATTTACCACTCAACCCACCCGGAAACACCGAGTTTCTTGGTTTTTTTCTGGGGTAACAATAACCCCTTTTCCGCCCTTTTAGCTTGAGGTCTTGTTCTTGCTGGCTATGGATTTTTTTTCAAACTTGAGCTTAGATTTAGCTTGTTGGGTTGCGAAATGTCTGGGTTTTTCTCACTAGGAGGTAAGGACCAAGAACAAGACCAGCAACAAACAGATACTAATAACAATAGCTCGTTTCTGTTCAAGAACGAAGAGATCTATAACAAGGGTTTCGAGATATGGCAACAGTGTCATCAACTGCATCAACAGAGAGTTCAGCAGCAGCAAAATCAGCACCACAATTTTCAAGATGTGTGCTTTTCGGTTGGGCCAAGTAGTAGTAGCATCGGAAGGAACAGTATCATATTCGGAAGTAATATTGGTGATGATTCTACGAGTAATAGTTTCAGATCAGCGTCAGGGTTTAGGATGGCAAGGCAAGGTAGAGGTGCAAACGAGGGAATAAACTGTCAAGATTGCGGGAACCAAGCTAAGAAAGATTGCACGCATTCGAGATGCAGGACCTGCTGCAAGAGCCGCGGCTTGCCGTGCCAGACACATGTAAAAAGCACGTGGGTTCCCGCCGCTAAACGCCGCGAGAGGCAGCAACAGATCTCCGCTATGCAGCAGGAACAGCAGCAGTTGACGATCAGAGGGGAGAATACAAAGCGGCTGAGAGAGAATTCAGGCGGAGGAGGAGGTACTGGTGGAGGTGGATCTTCGATTCTTGCTTCAACTACACGTTTGCCTGTTACCACATCAGGTAGTGCTGTCGTAACTACAAATAGTCATTAAAGAAAATTCGGATCTTTGAAACAAGAGGGGCCAGTAATGATCATATGGATTTGAAT from the Primulina eburnea isolate SZY01 chromosome 3, ASM2296580v1, whole genome shotgun sequence genome contains:
- the LOC140828108 gene encoding protein EXPRESSION OF TERPENOIDS 1-like, encoding MSGFFSLGGKDQEQDQQQTDTNNNSSFLFKNEEIYNKGFEIWQQCHQLHQQRVQQQQNQHHNFQDVCFSVGPSSSSIGRNSIIFGSNIGDDSTSNSFRSASGFRMARQGRGANEGINCQDCGNQAKKDCTHSRCRTCCKSRGLPCQTHVKSTWVPAAKRRERQQQISAMQQEQQQLTIRGENTKRLRENSGGGGGTGGGGSSILASTTRLPVTTSGFDLGQFPPEVNSPAVFRCVRVSAMDDAEEHLAYQTAVSIGGHVFKGILYDQGLESRYPGGGGESSSGCGVSQQPLDFIAAASATTSAATTATTSQLNFTMLDPSIYPAPLSAFMAGTQFFPPPRP